In one Trichosurus vulpecula isolate mTriVul1 chromosome 8, mTriVul1.pri, whole genome shotgun sequence genomic region, the following are encoded:
- the LOC118829821 gene encoding carbohydrate sulfotransferase 8-like, with protein MPDPPFSPSETSGSPEFPKARMGQESYKLRCLLGLCLLLLWIYYYQLETDTTPCFSIRTDTYGSWQRMQQLRQAQLRAACKRHGLWKSSILPLPKEVARQLLVEPNNRLLFCEVPKAGCSNWRRVLLLLALDLSDWDPAEVEAGALHHTNLLQRLSSFQAPECDVVLRNYTSMLVTRHPLERLVSAYRDKLLHSEPYYKQVAARVRTRVRGSRDPKSQRNLTFPEFVTFVLRQPPAKLDVHWKPMSLLCSPCSVRYEVLIRHERMSSEAGHALSFLGIPLQGLFPSMKAHSGEKRTDDQLTRHYLGQLSPEQLSGLYRLYFLDFTLFGYHPLNL; from the exons ATGCCAGATCCACCATTTAGTCCCTCTGAGACCTCAG GCTCCCCAGAGTTCCCGAAAGCCAGGATGGGCCAAGAGTCCTACAAACTGCGCTGTCTTTTGGGCCTGTGTCTCCTGTTGCTCTGGATCTATTACTACCAGCTGGAGA CTGACACCACTCCATGCTTCTCTATCCGCACAGACACCTACGGCTCCTGGCAGCGCATGCAGCAGCTCCGCCAGGCGCAGCTGAGGGCCGCCTGCAAGAGGCACGGACTCTGGAAGTCCAGCATCCTTCCCTTGCCCAAGGAGGTAGCCCGGCAGCTGCTGGTGGAGCCCAACAACCGCCTGCTGTTCTGCGAGGTGCCCAAGGCGGGCTGCTCCAACTGGAGGCGCGTGCTGCTGCTGCTCGCCCTCGACCTGAGCGACTGGGACCCGGCCGAGGTGGAGGCCGGCGCCCTGCACCACACGAACCTCCTGCAGCGGCTCAGCTCCTTCCAGGCCCCCGAGTGCGACGTCGTGTTGAGGAACTACACCTCGATGCTGGTCACCCGCCACCCGCTGGAGCGCCTCGTCTCCGCCTACCGAGACAAGCTCCTGCACTCGGAGCCCTACTACAAGCAAGTGGCAGCTAGAGTGCGCACCCGCGTCCGCGGGTCCCGCGATCCGAAGAGCCAGCGCAACCTCACCTTCCCCGAGTTCGTGACTTTCGTGCTGCGGCAGCCGCCCGCCAAGCTGGACGTGCACTGGAAGCCCATGTCGCTGCTCTGCTCGCCTTGCAGCGTGCGCTACGAAGTGCTGATCCGGCACGAGCGCATGAGCTCGGAGGCGGGGCACGCTCTGAGCTTCCTGGGAATCCCCCTCCAGGGGCTCTTTCCCTCCATGAAGGCGCACTCCGGCGAGAAGCGCACAGACGACCAGCTCACTCGTCACTACCTTGGTCAGCTCAGCCCCGAACAGCTGAGTGGCCTCTACAGACTCTACTTCCTCGACTTTACGCTCTTTGGGTACCATCCACTGAACCTCTGA